In the Pseudomonadota bacterium genome, CAACGACCCTCATCTGCATCATCTTCAGGGGGCTTTCTTGAAGTGGGAGGGGTTGACGTGCTATACTCCCCGATATTGAAATACCTTCGCGCCTCCCAAGGATTGCACGAACTACGGAGCATCGCGTCTCATGCTGGCTGAATCGCTGTTGTTCGGTGCGTCGGTGGTGACCTCGACCGCCACGCGGGTGCTCCTGATCGGAGATGTTGCGCCGCCCCGTCCCGCAGGGGGGCAGACCACCCTGGCGCTTGTGCTGGTGGTGGTGGTCGCCGTGTTTGTCGCCCTCCTCGCTCGCCTGGCGGCGCAGAAGAAGAAGACCGAGGAGGCGGCCGCCAAGATCTTGAGCATGTCTGAGAACATGCTCAGCCTGTCGAGCCTGCCCATCAGCCGCAGCCAGATCGGAACCTACACCCTCAAAGAGAAGCTTGCCGAGGGGGTGGGTTTCATCAGCTACCGCGCCGTCACGCAGCACGGCGAGGCCTGCGACCTCAAGATTCCCACGACCAGCGCCCTCGAGGACAAGACCGCCGTGGGGCGTCTCGAGCGCGAGGCCTCGGTGCTCGAGGGCATCGACAGCCCACACGTCGTCCGCTTCAAAGCCTTCGAGAAGCTCAAGGATCGGGGACGCGTGATTCCCATCCTGGTCACGGAGCCGGTGCGCGGCGAGGAGCTCTCGTCGGTGATCAAGCGCGTGGG is a window encoding:
- a CDS encoding serine/threonine protein kinase; protein product: MLAESLLFGASVVTSTATRVLLIGDVAPPRPAGGQTTLALVLVVVVAVFVALLARLAAQKKKTEEAAAKILSMSENMLSLSSLPISRSQIGTYTLKEKLAEGVGFISYRAVTQHGEACDLKIPTTSALEDKTAVGRLEREASVLEGIDSPHVVRFKAFEKLKDRGRVIPILVTEPVRGEELSSVIKRVGAMHPLDVISIMADIASALAAVHRNQNVHRNLKPQSVSVTENGRAILHNFGVVQADEAQQLTQRGDVLGTGLYMSPEQITGKTLDGRSDLYSLGVLAYEMLTGQPPHAGVPFGELVMRKMTQEAPHPGLVVPGIPSELDDLVSRLLSKESSGRPASAGYLITELSTLETNLSRERSDDEDAPRLHDM